The genomic stretch CATGTTTACCATTACGACAAACACACTCCATATGAGTTTACTTATGGTGAGTGGAAGAAGAGTTTATACGCTCTGAACGGTATCCAGTGTCAGGACTGCCATATGGTGGATATCGAGACCTTCAAACGTTCCGCTGATGAGTTCATCAAGCCGAAACGCAGTGAGTATCACCATTACTTTAATGGAGCCAACTTCCTGATGTACTTCCTTGGCGAGCTGAAGGCCAAGAAAGAGGGCGATGAAAAATTGGCGGCCAATTTGCGGAATAAGTATCAGATGGCCGTGGAGAGACTTCAGGCTGCTGCTGAGATTGAAATCGACCCGATGTACAACAAGAAGGGTGACCTGTATAAGATCAGGGTTCGGGTTCACAACCGGCGAGCCGGACATAATCTGCCGACTTCATTGACTGCTGTTCGCGAGATGTGGCTTGAAGTCCTGATTACTGATGAGAACGGCAACGAGCTGATCAAGAGCGGTTATCTGGATGAAAAAGGTGAGCTGGACGGAAATACCCATGTCTTTAACTCCGAAGGTATGGATATGCATCAGACATTCCAGATTGATCCCTGGAAAGTCGTGTCCTTTGCCAAGAATGGCCTTATTCCGCCCAAGGGATATCGTGATATCGTTTACACGATCCTCTATCCGCCGGGAAAAGGACATAAACTTAATGTTCATGCGAAACTTCGTTTCCGTCAGGCCGGTCAGGCACTTGCCGAAAAGCTGCTGACCAATCTGCCGGATGGGGTTGATCTGACTGAGTGGTACGGTTTGACCGCAATTCCGGCGGTCCCGGTAGTTGATATGACTGAGGAGAATGTAACTCTCGAAACGACCGGAAAACCGACGAAGATGCCGGTTCTTATGGATAAGCTGAAGGAGGGTCTCTCGCACGTACCTGCCATGCAAACAGAGGGTCCTAGTCTTTATGATCAGCTTGGTGGAGAAAAAGCGGTCGATGCAGCGGTTGATCTCTTTTACAAGAAAGTCTTGGCTGACCCACGAGTTAACGGCTTTTTTAAAGGAATTGATATGGAGCGCCAAAGAAGGATGCAGAAAGGATTTCTCACCTTTGCCTTTGGCGGGCCGAATAGTTACACAGGCAGGAATTTGAGAGCTGCTCATGCGCATCTTGTGGCAAAAGGACTGAATGGTAGCCATTTTACTATTATTGTTGAACATCTCGGAGCCACCCTGAAGGAACTTGGCGTGAAGGACGAGCTTATTCAGCAGGCTGCCAAGGTGGCCAACAGTGTCAGAAATGATATACTTGGTCACTAAAGGCTACTGAGTAATCAGTTGACGTTGTTGTATCTAATCCGGCATCCCCTCTCGGGATGCCGGATTTTTTTATGCCTTAATTCAGAAGTCTGCTAAAATACTTTTATTGGCGGATAGAGCAGGAGATGGCGCTATCCATTTTGATTATATTGAAAATTTGGAGTGAAATTATGCAGAAAACTATTATCTTCTCCTTTCAGGGGAATCCCATGTGTTTTATTCATGTACTGCTCAACGGTTTGAATATGGCTGAACAGGGGATGGAAGGGAAAATTGTTTTGGAAGGAGAAGCCGTTAAATTGGTGCCGGAAATGGCGAAATCAGATCATTTTCTCCATAAGCTGTATACAAAGGCCAAGGAAGAAGGGCTTATTCTTGGCGCCTGTCGGGCCTGTTCCAATAAGATGGGTGTTGCAGAGGCGGTGACAGCAGAGGGTCTTCCGTTGATAGGGGCGATGGCGGGGCATCCGGCAATGGCGGAATATATAAAGGAAGGGTATACGATTATCACCTTGTAGATAGAATTTGCTATAATTTGTAAATGGAGAACGCGGAGTACATGACGATGCTCCCGCTTCCTTTGCGAGTATCTCTGGATAGCCTTGAGGATCTGGTTGGGTGGTGGTCCCGGTAGTTTTGTTTGATAAGTAAAGAGATTACTCGCTCCCACCAGTTTGTTGTCGAACCGCCTGAAAGATAGCCCTCTCTTTGCCCGAGACAATAACGGTCTCACCTGCGTTGAAGTTTTCTTTTGGCAGCTCCGGCTCCACCAGAATATAATGGGCATGTTGGTGCTCGTCCCGGACCTTGGCCTGAACCGGTTTTCCTTGAGTTGCAGTGCCTGCAAGAATAATTGCTGATCTCCCGATGAGGCTGTCTTCCGACACAGCCGTGGTTTCGTCTTTGGGCATATACCTATTGAGGAGCTCACTAATGACCCGGATAAAAGGGATTGCGCAGAAACAGGCCGGGACGATTGCTATAAGTGGTGGCAGCAAGGTTCCGGTGACCATCTGGACCAGGGATTGCAAAAGTAGTCCTGAAATGCCGAAGGTTGTCAGGGCGACCAGAAACAGCATGAGCAGCGGAACTTCACCAACCCGGAACCAGCTGAGAATTTGGGTGAAGGTCGAGAGAGAGCTGTCCGGTAGATCTACATCCAGGTCCAGGTCCGGGAGCAGAGCGTCAATAATATCTGAGAGTCCTGCCCCGAAGCTGAGAGAGATGGCCTCCAACAGGACAAACGCGATCATCACGGCAAGTGAGACCGAGAAGGGCAAGTTGGCTGCTTCTATGAGGAAGGTGAGTATCATATCTCCGTACGGTATTTTTTATAGGATATGATGAATATCTTACGGAGGTCGATATAATTTGTCAAGAATAACCCTCGCTTGTAATTCGCCTTGAGCGCAGTTAATTGATTGTATTGCGTGTGCTTGCATAAAATGAGGCGGCAATATTTTAAGAGAAAAATAGTTTTCTTTCTCATTAAGGTTGTTTTTTTGCCAAGGGTACAGTATAAAAAATTATACCAATCACGGCTTTGTTTAATTTTTTATATCCTGTTTTTTGGGATTCCTCGTTTTTTTTAAGAGGTCTTACGATGGAAGAAAAAACGGTCAACTGTTGGGAATTTAAGAAATGTGGTAGAGAGGTGAACGGGGAGAATGTGTTGTTATACGGTACCTGTCCTGCCGCAATTGATTCCAGTCTCGACGGTATACATGGCGGCAAGAATGGTGGGCGTTGCTGTTGGGTGGTCAAGTCTGTGTATAGTAAGGATAAAAAGTTTGGCTGCCGCTGCACCGTTGATTACACAGAATGCAGTAAATGCAATTTTTACGAGTTGGTAAAGGAGGTAACCAAGCTGATCGTTACGGTCTAGCTCTTGCAACTGTCTTTCATTAGGTCCCTGTGTTTTGCTCGAAATGAGGAGGAAAATGATATTATTACTTTAATTCAGGTTGTGTTGGATTGCTACGTAACTGTTTTGTTTAGTTATATTTGTTGTGGAATTATGGTGCCACTTTGTATTCTTTCCTAGGAGTGCAGTGCGATGCTAACCATTTAAAAAGGTTGACAATTAGTTGCGTTGGGGATACTCTTCCGTCGTGGAAATTTTATCAAGCAAGCAAGGTATGAGAGGTGATGCGATGGATGTAGCACATATACAGGTGGCTATCATAGGCCATTTGCAATGGAAATCAAAACTGTCTGATTTTTTTTACGGAGTAGACACGCTCAGTGTTTCGCAGGTTCCTGACCATGCAGGATGCGATTTCGGCAAGTGGCTGTATAGCTCGGGGTTGGAGGAGTTTTCCGGTTATTCGGAAATGAAGCGTGTGGAATCACTTCATAAGTCCTTTCATGAAAAGATTAAACATCTGGTGCAGATGCCGGAAGAAAAAAGAAAGAGTGCTGAGGGCAAGCAGGAGCTGCAAGCTTTTAAAGCGGATTGTGATACCTTTGTTAATTTGCTGGAAACTGTTCAGGCTAAGGCTGAGAAGGAAAGTATTTAAGAATCCAGGAATGTTAGTTGCGTTGGTTCAACCGGGATCATGCATCATGCGTGACCCGGTTTTTTTGTTTTTCATATCTCCTCCTGTTCAACAGGGAACATGCTCCTCCACGCCTCCGACCCCGGCAAGCGGACATCCCCCGCATTGCGGCTTAGACTTTTTGCAGAACTGTTTGCCGACCTCGACCAGCAAGGCATGGTATTCATTAAACAGGGCTGCGTCCTCATTTAAGTTATCCATGAACATCTCCTGAATCTGAAAATAATCATAGTCTTCAGAAATAACCTCATGGCGGAGCAAGATACGGTGGGTGTAGGCATCCACCACAAAAATCGGCTGTCCAGCAGCGTAGAGCACCATAGAGTCGGCCGTTTCCGGCCCGATCCCCTTAACTGAAAGCAGTTGTTCGCGCAGGATCACAGCGGGCTGTTGCAGCAGATAATCCAAATCATTATCCCAGTGCTCCGCAATCATGGTGAATAAGTTCTGTAGCCGCCCAGCCTTGATGTTATAATAGCCAGCAGGGCGGATATACTCAGCCAATTTTTCCACGCTGAGGGCAGCCAGAGCAGGCAGGGAGAGCACTCCAGCTCCTTTTAGATTGGCAATGGCCTTTTCCACATTCTGCCAATTGGTATTCTGAGTCAGGATCGCACCCACCATCACCTCAAAAGGTGTTTCGCCGGGCCACCAGTGCTGAGGCCCGAAATGCGTCAGCATGCGGCGGTAGATTTCTTCCAGTTCGTCCGATACCATGAGTTACTCCTTGCTACTCCTTATCCCCAAGGCAGATGCCAATAGAGCGGGCTGTCAGGACCTTGTCACTCTTCAGATCCACCTGTTTCCGACAGCGAATAGCATCTGCCAGCAAGACGGCTGACATGGAGGGAGGAGTCCAGGCCACCATCCGATCAAACAGGCCTTCCGCAGCCATACGCACAGCAGCAGCCCCAAAACGAAGGGCCAATAGGCGGTCAAAGGTGGTTGGTGAACCGCCCCGTTGGAGATGACCGAGCACCAGCGATCGGGTATCCTTGCCGATTCTTTTTCTGATTTCCTCTGCCACCCATTCTCCGACACCACCGAGTACAACTTCCGCCCGCCCGGTTTCTCCTGTGCCGCGATTTCTCACCTCGCCGCCTTCTTCCTTTGCCCCTTCCGCAACCACAACGATGGAATAATGCTTACCATGCAGCTCGTTTTCGCTGATCTTGGCACAGACCGCATCCATGTCAAAGGGGATCTCCGGGAGCAGGATAACATCAGCACCCCCTGAGATCCCCGAATAGAGGGCGATCCAGCCGGAATCCCTTCCCATAACTTCGACAACCATGACTCGATCATGAGATTTGGCTGTGGAATGGAGTTTGTCTAGGGCCTCGGTCGCAGTGGAAACCGCTGTGTCAAAACCAAAGGTCCGGTCTGTGGCCTCCAAATCATTATCAATGGTTTTGGGTACTCCAACAACCGGCATCCCCATTTCTGCGAAACGATGTGCTATCTCCAAACTTCCATCACCGCCAACAGCGATATGGCAACCAAAGCCCATACGTTTAAATCCGTCCATGACTTTCCCTGAGACGTCAACCAGCATTTCTTCATCGGCAAAATTTTTCACCGGCATGGAAAAGGGATTTCCCTTATTTGTCGTACCGAGGATCGTTCCGCCGGTCGATGTTATTCCCTCAACATCCGAGGGCATCAGGCGAATCATCTCTTCTCTATCCAGAAACCCCATATAGCCGTGTCGACTTCCGTAGACTTCCCAGCCGAGTTTGGTTGCGGATTTCACTACCGCAAAAATCACCGCGTTCAGGCCGGGTGCATCTCCTCCACCTGTGGAAATCACTATTTTGTTCATTATATTCACCTTGTTACACGGAAATTATTATTTTGATTAATCGACATTGCTTAAAAGTCAACAATTTAATAATACTAAGAAAGGACGGAAGGTTTTGCAACTTTTTTCCCTTTTTTTCTCATAATCGGCCACCAGGTGATATTTAATCCCATTAAATATTTTTTCAGGCGTTGACTTATCAAATAAACTGCCGTACCATAGAAATAATTTAAACAATTTTATTTTTCTGTTTTTTCTCTCCTGTTTGCCTACTTTGCGAGGCTACTGAGATCGGAGAGAAACGAAGAATATAAGAAGTAAGATGAACAAAAAAATAAGAGTTTAATTTGATATTCAGGACGGAATATCAAACTCAGTTTTTAAACAACCTGGAGGTTATTATGCTGGAAGTAACGAGTTCAGCGGTCGAGAATCTCAAAACATATCTCGCCGACAATAATATTGAATCCGCGATCCGCATCTCGCTGATGCAGGGCGGCTGAGCAGGCCCATCACTGGGATTGGCTCTGGATGAGCCAAAAGAAAATGATGAGAGCTTTGAAGAAGGCGGTGTTCAGTTCTTAGTTGAACAGGGACTGCTTAAAACCTGCGGTGCCATTAAAGTGGACTTTCTGGAAGCAGGATACCGTTCAGGTTTTTCCATAACCTCTGATAATCCTATCGGTGGTGGTGGCGGCGGTTGCAGTTCCGGCTCCTGTAGCACCGGCAGCTGCGGCAGTTGATATCGCTGTAAGGTATCTCTCCGTACGATCTCTGTCCTGACGCGCTCTTCTGTTGTGCTTGTTCGGGACAGAGATTTTTTATTTCCTTCCTTTTGCGTTGTTTCCCTTCTTTTTTTTATATTTTCCGCTACCGGGATACTGTCCTTTTTTCAAAAGTCCCAAAA from Candidatus Electrothrix communis encodes the following:
- a CDS encoding group 1 truncated hemoglobin; translated protein: MGDPSHEPENGSYVLSPGRENADGSVTLTKYGPFPNYEGCGGGFHECVESPKHLTSELCAGCHHVYHYDKHTPYEFTYGEWKKSLYALNGIQCQDCHMVDIETFKRSADEFIKPKRSEYHHYFNGANFLMYFLGELKAKKEGDEKLAANLRNKYQMAVERLQAAAEIEIDPMYNKKGDLYKIRVRVHNRRAGHNLPTSLTAVREMWLEVLITDENGNELIKSGYLDEKGELDGNTHVFNSEGMDMHQTFQIDPWKVVSFAKNGLIPPKGYRDIVYTILYPPGKGHKLNVHAKLRFRQAGQALAEKLLTNLPDGVDLTEWYGLTAIPAVPVVDMTEENVTLETTGKPTKMPVLMDKLKEGLSHVPAMQTEGPSLYDQLGGEKAVDAAVDLFYKKVLADPRVNGFFKGIDMERQRRMQKGFLTFAFGGPNSYTGRNLRAAHAHLVAKGLNGSHFTIIVEHLGATLKELGVKDELIQQAAKVANSVRNDILGH
- a CDS encoding DsrE family protein, with protein sequence MQKTIIFSFQGNPMCFIHVLLNGLNMAEQGMEGKIVLEGEAVKLVPEMAKSDHFLHKLYTKAKEEGLILGACRACSNKMGVAEAVTAEGLPLIGAMAGHPAMAEYIKEGYTIITL
- a CDS encoding YqiJ family protein, encoding MILTFLIEAANLPFSVSLAVMIAFVLLEAISLSFGAGLSDIIDALLPDLDLDVDLPDSSLSTFTQILSWFRVGEVPLLMLFLVALTTFGISGLLLQSLVQMVTGTLLPPLIAIVPACFCAIPFIRVISELLNRYMPKDETTAVSEDSLIGRSAIILAGTATQGKPVQAKVRDEHQHAHYILVEPELPKENFNAGETVIVSGKERAIFQAVRQQTGGSE
- a CDS encoding CZB domain-containing protein gives rise to the protein MDVAHIQVAIIGHLQWKSKLSDFFYGVDTLSVSQVPDHAGCDFGKWLYSSGLEEFSGYSEMKRVESLHKSFHEKIKHLVQMPEEKRKSAEGKQELQAFKADCDTFVNLLETVQAKAEKESI
- a CDS encoding endonuclease III domain-containing protein, which translates into the protein MVSDELEEIYRRMLTHFGPQHWWPGETPFEVMVGAILTQNTNWQNVEKAIANLKGAGVLSLPALAALSVEKLAEYIRPAGYYNIKAGRLQNLFTMIAEHWDNDLDYLLQQPAVILREQLLSVKGIGPETADSMVLYAAGQPIFVVDAYTHRILLRHEVISEDYDYFQIQEMFMDNLNEDAALFNEYHALLVEVGKQFCKKSKPQCGGCPLAGVGGVEEHVPC
- a CDS encoding 6-phosphofructokinase, which encodes MNKIVISTGGGDAPGLNAVIFAVVKSATKLGWEVYGSRHGYMGFLDREEMIRLMPSDVEGITSTGGTILGTTNKGNPFSMPVKNFADEEMLVDVSGKVMDGFKRMGFGCHIAVGGDGSLEIAHRFAEMGMPVVGVPKTIDNDLEATDRTFGFDTAVSTATEALDKLHSTAKSHDRVMVVEVMGRDSGWIALYSGISGGADVILLPEIPFDMDAVCAKISENELHGKHYSIVVVAEGAKEEGGEVRNRGTGETGRAEVVLGGVGEWVAEEIRKRIGKDTRSLVLGHLQRGGSPTTFDRLLALRFGAAAVRMAAEGLFDRMVAWTPPSMSAVLLADAIRCRKQVDLKSDKVLTARSIGICLGDKE
- a CDS encoding Fe-S cluster assembly protein HesB, whose product is MLEVTSSAVENLKTYLADNNIESAIRISLMQGG